The Oryza sativa Japonica Group chromosome 11, ASM3414082v1 DNA window ATATAACTTCATGAGCTCACACTCCTATGAATTCTAGGTATTAATGATTCCTACAAATTTGCTTTCCATCATACAGTATTATTACATGATAAAGCTAATGGCCTTTTAAACCATATGGGCTGATGCATGATGTTGTCTATCAGTCTAAGACAATGAACTATGAATATTCATGGAAACTGTGTTGTAACTTGCGAGAGCACTAAAACTTAATGTTCTATCCCACCAACTCTCTCATAGTGCAGTTTTATTTGTCATATGTATAAATCAGACAGAGTGTTCAATGTCATTTGGTTCAAAATTAACCACAACTCAAACATTTTTGTGCCCATATAAATTATGTTTACTATGCTTTTGGCTATGTGCAGACTGCAGTAAATGGGAGTACAACAGGAGAAAGAAGTGCTTATGAAGCTTATTAGTTATTAATAACACTTACTAACGCTTGGGTGGACATGCATAGTTCCTTTTCCTTGATGGTGAAGCCATATGTTGATCACGGTTCCCAAGTACTTTCTTAGAATTACTTGGCATTGCTGTATCCTTATCCTGATATATTGCTTTGCGGTGTCTCAACTTGCGCCAAGGAGGCGATGATTTCTTGGTAGAGTCATTAGAAGATGTAGCTTCAATTTCATCAGAATCTTCTGACTGTTGAGAACTTGCAAGGCCATTTTCTTTGTCAGCGTCAACATTCTGATTTACAGCAGGACTGCATTTGGTCTGAGATGAATGTGTTGTTTTGTGCAATGAATTGTCATTACCAGATTCTCCACTAGCTTCTTCATTTTCCTCTGGCTGCTCGTGCTCTGCAACCTGAGCTTGTTTTCTGTTATTCTGGAGTACAGAATGCTTATTCATGGGTGCAACATCAGAATTCTGAACAACTGGTACCTTTTCAGTGACTACTTCCTGAGCGCAAGCATCACTAGTAGCATTTGTCTTCTGCTTCTTCCTCTTCCGGGTAGGGTCTTCATCCCTATGAGAAAGGTTATTTCCTTCAGATTGATGATTATCTTTCCTTTTAGATGCATCGTTACACCCATTCAAATGATCCTCGTTGTTGGCAGCTCTTTGCCCCACTGCAGCTTGCTGATGTTGCTCAGCTAATTGCTTTCTACCAAGGAAAGCTGATAGGTTTTTCCTTGCTTCAGAATACGTTTTCTTTGCCTTTTGATATGCTTCAGTTGCTTTAGTATAGAAGCATACAGGACAATACAACTGGCCAGAATCATCCAATGTCGCTAATGAACCAAAACATGTATCATGAGCCGCTAACAAGCAGCTGCTGCATTTCAACAACTGGCCATCTTTACCACACTTTATGCACAAATCTTGTTCTGACAAGCCCTCAACAGGACCGTTGGCATCTTGATCCTGAGTACAGAATGGTATTTTGTCAGCCATTGACAGAAGACCGGTGGCTGCGAAGCCACTGAGACTATCATCTGAAGAATGCACATGCGATGTTTCTACCACAGTATTCCCCATGGTTCTCTTGTTTGAAGGTTGCTTCACTCTTGTGTCATTAACAACCTGAGGAGAGGTTGGAATACTGCAGCAATCTTTCTCAACAGCAGTTGTGTTCCTTCCAATATTCTGCTCGGACAAATGGTTGGCCACCAAATTTTTGTTATGCAAGGCCATTCTGCAGCTATGAGGTTCCGGAGCAGTCTGCACATTCAGCCCATCACAGACCATATTCTTTGTCATGATGTTGCCATCATCCTGTATATCTTGATTAACTTTGTCGGAACAACCGACTTCCAACTGAGCCTCGACACTATTTTCTTGTTCAAACATTTTTGTATGTTCTGCAGTATTTTCTGGTGGATCTTTAATTTCAGATTTCTCTCCTTGAGTAGCCCCATTGCGATCTTCAGATAGGAAAGCAGCAGCTTTCTGAAT harbors:
- the LOC4349851 gene encoding uncharacterized protein — translated: MPRRSASRYAAYWAADALAGDDALDFSLTKALVGVSPDSLTGAPEAVRERVALRCLQEVVSLASDGDYEATPTAGGVLSVDASRSCEDSLLQLIREIGSSGSLEKVMLLPFSQDVQKFICIKRPTLPETSFELLREVYPEITPVVLPSPVEQNGNDQHDNVSHDLENTEKTGFNTDGAQLQQDDLANLVNESNTGNLQKDAMATPDFHQPCTSENRCFDQPQEDSINAVGVNIRSPKDSPTNVDRHIQVAAEPSLATSADLLGSNTGTISEQDMIDDTTMVQSQSQGVKNPNTLHYNNGDEPLVASIQSPKDSIHEGLTIQATVSPAFDRSNDALPASTSEISQLPEFITARDTVMNSEPRINKSHPNSPKHDTVDKANQDVDYGSVGIQKAAAFLSEDRNGATQGEKSEIKDPPENTAEHTKMFEQENSVEAQLEVGCSDKVNQDIQDDGNIMTKNMVCDGLNVQTAPEPHSCRMALHNKNLVANHLSEQNIGRNTTAVEKDCCSIPTSPQVVNDTRVKQPSNKRTMGNTVVETSHVHSSDDSLSGFAATGLLSMADKIPFCTQDQDANGPVEGLSEQDLCIKCGKDGQLLKCSSCLLAAHDTCFGSLATLDDSGQLYCPVCFYTKATEAYQKAKKTYSEARKNLSAFLGRKQLAEQHQQAAVGQRAANNEDHLNGCNDASKRKDNHQSEGNNLSHRDEDPTRKRKKQKTNATSDACAQEVVTEKVPVVQNSDVAPMNKHSVLQNNRKQAQVAEHEQPEENEEASGESGNDNSLHKTTHSSQTKCSPAVNQNVDADKENGLASSQQSEDSDEIEATSSNDSTKKSSPPWRKLRHRKAIYQDKDTAMPSNSKKVLGNRDQHMASPSRKRNYACPPKRYSNPIVPAGRRTKLCWTEKEEITLREAMAKFTPRDNGPIPWVQILEHGRDVFHRTRLPSDLRVKWRNMKKKSGS